The proteins below come from a single Saccharopolyspora sp. SCSIO 74807 genomic window:
- a CDS encoding MBL fold metallo-hydrolase: MNASRVVQAAAGTYLVTGSQTNWVILVEDDSVTLIDGGYPRDADAVEASVHEVGHRMRDVEAVLVTHAHVDHIGSLPWLSRKYGIPVHADPVEVGHVRREYLQQATPKDILANAWRPRVLPWAAHVLGAGALKPCAVPTAEPFPRQGALDLPGRPVPVSTHGHTSGHSAFHLPHNGVLISGDALITGHGTSGVRGPQMLLPMFHHDRARAWQALDSLEELEADVILPGHGPMWNEPLGKALGKARENAARHLG, encoded by the coding sequence ATGAACGCAAGCCGCGTCGTGCAGGCCGCGGCGGGTACCTACCTGGTCACCGGCAGCCAGACCAACTGGGTCATCCTCGTCGAGGACGACTCGGTGACGCTGATCGACGGCGGTTATCCGCGGGACGCGGACGCCGTGGAGGCGTCCGTGCACGAGGTCGGCCACCGGATGCGCGATGTGGAGGCGGTGCTGGTCACGCACGCGCACGTGGACCACATCGGTTCGTTGCCGTGGTTGAGCCGGAAGTACGGCATACCCGTGCACGCGGACCCGGTCGAGGTGGGCCACGTGCGCCGGGAGTACCTCCAGCAGGCCACGCCGAAGGACATCCTCGCCAACGCCTGGCGGCCGCGGGTGCTGCCGTGGGCGGCGCACGTGCTCGGTGCGGGAGCGTTGAAGCCGTGCGCGGTGCCCACGGCCGAACCGTTCCCGCGCCAGGGCGCGCTGGACCTTCCTGGGCGGCCGGTGCCGGTGTCCACGCACGGGCACACCTCCGGTCATTCGGCCTTCCACCTGCCGCACAACGGCGTGCTGATCAGCGGCGATGCGCTGATCACCGGGCACGGCACGTCCGGGGTGCGGGGACCGCAGATGCTGCTGCCGATGTTCCACCACGACCGGGCGCGCGCGTGGCAGGCGCTGGATTCGCTGGAGGAGCTCGAAGCCGACGTGATACTGCCCGGGCACGGTCCGATGTGGAACGAACCGCTCGGCAAAGCCCTCGGCAAG
- the catC gene encoding muconolactone Delta-isomerase → MLFAVNMDVQLPPDMDPEVKADILAREKAYSQQLQRDGYWPHIWRCAGQYSNLSILDVEDNDKLHELISGLPLFPYMTIRVTPLAQHPSDINAR, encoded by the coding sequence GTGCTGTTCGCGGTGAACATGGACGTGCAGCTGCCCCCGGACATGGATCCGGAGGTCAAGGCCGACATCCTGGCCAGGGAGAAGGCGTACTCGCAGCAGCTGCAGCGGGACGGGTACTGGCCGCACATCTGGCGCTGCGCCGGGCAGTACTCGAACCTGAGCATTTTGGACGTCGAGGACAACGACAAGCTGCACGAGCTGATCTCGGGCCTGCCGCTGTTCCCGTACATGACGATCCGCGTCACGCCGCTGGCGCAGCACCCTTCGGACATCAACGCGCGCTGA
- the catA gene encoding catechol 1,2-dioxygenase, translating into MTEQLAPTAAGSGNSATEQFRQKQLAADTPPERVDQLATEVITAVHEVIRKHKVTYDEYDALKSWLIRVGEDGEWPLFLDVWIEHVVEEVANENREGTKGSIEGPYYVPDSPEFRAETTLPMRDDEAGTPLLFQGRVSAVDGTPLQDARVEMWHADDHGLYSQYAPGIPEWNLRGTVLTGDDGGFKFRTIQPAPYQIPTDGACGKLIAAAGWHAWRPAHLHLKVSAPGYQLITSQLYFEGGEYVENDIAQAVKPELILHPTPATSGNEVTYDFVLDPA; encoded by the coding sequence ATGACCGAACAACTCGCTCCCACCGCCGCCGGATCCGGCAACTCCGCCACCGAGCAGTTCCGCCAGAAGCAGCTCGCCGCCGACACCCCGCCGGAACGGGTCGATCAGCTCGCCACCGAGGTGATCACCGCGGTGCACGAGGTGATCCGCAAGCACAAGGTCACCTACGACGAGTACGACGCGTTGAAGTCCTGGCTGATCCGGGTCGGCGAGGACGGCGAGTGGCCGCTGTTCCTCGACGTGTGGATCGAGCACGTCGTCGAAGAGGTCGCCAACGAGAACCGCGAAGGCACCAAGGGCAGCATCGAAGGCCCCTACTACGTGCCGGACTCCCCGGAGTTCCGGGCCGAGACGACGCTGCCGATGCGCGACGACGAGGCGGGCACGCCGCTGCTGTTCCAGGGCCGGGTCAGCGCAGTCGACGGCACCCCGCTGCAGGACGCCCGGGTGGAGATGTGGCACGCCGACGACCACGGGCTCTACTCGCAGTACGCGCCGGGGATTCCGGAGTGGAACCTGCGCGGCACGGTGCTCACCGGCGACGACGGCGGCTTCAAGTTCCGCACCATCCAGCCGGCGCCGTACCAGATCCCGACCGACGGGGCGTGCGGCAAGCTGATCGCCGCCGCGGGCTGGCACGCCTGGCGCCCGGCGCACCTGCACCTGAAGGTCTCCGCGCCGGGATACCAGCTGATCACCTCGCAGCTGTACTTCGAGGGCGGCGAGTACGTGGAAAACGACATCGCCCAGGCGGTCAAGCCGGAGCTGATACTGCACCCGACCCCGGCCACCAGCGGCAACGAGGTCACCTACGATTTCGTCCTCGACCCGGCCTGA
- a CDS encoding enolase C-terminal domain-like protein has translation MKITRIEAIPYAIPYRKPLRFASGEVHAAEHVLVRVHTDAGVIGVAEAPPRPFTYGETQQSIIAVVDRIFAPELVGLKLTDREVMHARMHRTVGNPAAKAAIDMAVWDALGRCLDLPVTELLGGFTDHLRVSHMIGFAPPEKMVAEAEQVRSDYGITTFKVKVGRRPYTLDVAACRALREHFGADVELYVDGNRGWSASESARALREMDDLDLTLAEELCPADDVLGRRWLVQRCPVPFVADESATNPGEVTRELLAGSANALSIKTARTGFTTSHRILAQAEGLGTEVVLGNQIDGQLGTMCSVVFGSAFAATARRAGELSNFLDMSDDLLTEPLQLRDGTLAVRSGPGLGVQIDPDKLARYRQD, from the coding sequence GTGAAGATCACCCGCATTGAGGCGATCCCGTACGCCATCCCTTACCGCAAGCCGTTGCGCTTCGCCAGCGGCGAGGTGCACGCCGCCGAACACGTGCTGGTGCGGGTGCACACCGACGCCGGAGTCATCGGCGTGGCCGAGGCGCCACCGCGTCCGTTCACCTACGGCGAGACGCAGCAGTCGATCATCGCGGTGGTGGACCGGATCTTCGCCCCCGAGCTGGTGGGCCTGAAGCTCACCGACCGCGAGGTGATGCACGCCCGGATGCACCGCACCGTCGGCAATCCGGCCGCGAAAGCGGCGATCGACATGGCCGTGTGGGACGCGCTGGGCCGCTGCCTGGACCTGCCGGTGACCGAACTGCTCGGCGGGTTCACCGACCACCTGCGGGTTTCGCACATGATCGGTTTCGCGCCGCCGGAGAAGATGGTCGCCGAAGCCGAGCAGGTCCGCTCCGACTACGGCATCACCACGTTCAAGGTCAAGGTCGGCAGGCGCCCCTACACGCTGGACGTGGCGGCATGCCGGGCGCTGCGCGAGCACTTCGGCGCCGACGTCGAGCTGTACGTGGACGGCAACCGGGGCTGGAGCGCCTCGGAATCCGCGCGGGCGCTGCGCGAGATGGACGACCTCGACCTGACGCTGGCCGAGGAGCTGTGCCCGGCCGACGACGTGCTCGGCAGGCGCTGGCTGGTGCAGCGCTGCCCGGTTCCGTTCGTGGCCGACGAAAGCGCGACGAACCCCGGTGAGGTCACCCGCGAACTGCTGGCGGGCTCGGCGAACGCGCTGAGCATCAAGACCGCGCGCACCGGTTTCACCACCTCGCACCGGATACTCGCGCAGGCCGAAGGGCTGGGCACCGAGGTGGTGCTGGGCAACCAGATCGACGGCCAGCTGGGCACGATGTGCAGCGTCGTGTTCGGCTCGGCCTTCGCGGCGACCGCGCGCCGCGCCGGGGAGCTGTCGAACTTCCTGGACATGAGCGACGACCTGCTCACCGAGCCGCTTCAGCTCCGGGACGGCACCTTGGCGGTGCGGTCCGGGCCCGGACTCGGCGTGCAGATCGATCCGGACAAGCTGGCCCGCTACCGCCAAGACTGA
- a CDS encoding LysR substrate-binding domain-containing protein: MEIRLLRYFVAVAETRHFGQAAQRLHMAQPPLSQAIRQLEADLGAELFARTTRRVDLTEAGQALYTDALRILRSLDDSARRVRRIAGGSHGLLRVGLTGSAAYRQLPKLAGLIKRELPGVALEIHSEMLTPAQEAALLDTSIDIGLLRPPTREDGISHRTVATDRLVAALPQEHWLAGESVVGVGDLRAEHFVMYSGSSVVNDAVVRSCLAAGFYPHREHEVGETSILLALVAAGLGVALVPESVRSIALEGVAFVPVGEPESVRMALAWRTGDESPLLRNLLSVLDEHAVFGIEEEREDHPH; this comes from the coding sequence GTGGAAATCCGCCTCCTGCGCTATTTCGTCGCGGTGGCCGAGACCCGGCACTTCGGCCAGGCGGCGCAGCGGCTGCACATGGCGCAACCGCCGCTCTCGCAGGCGATCCGGCAGCTCGAGGCCGACCTCGGCGCCGAGCTGTTCGCCCGCACCACCCGCCGGGTCGATCTGACCGAGGCCGGGCAGGCGCTCTACACCGATGCGCTGCGAATCCTGCGCTCGCTGGACGATTCGGCGCGGCGGGTGCGGCGCATCGCGGGCGGCAGCCACGGGCTGCTGCGGGTGGGGCTGACCGGTTCGGCGGCCTACCGGCAGCTGCCGAAGCTGGCCGGGCTGATCAAGCGGGAACTGCCCGGGGTGGCGCTGGAGATCCACTCCGAGATGCTCACTCCCGCGCAGGAGGCTGCGCTGCTGGACACCAGCATCGACATCGGCCTGCTGCGCCCGCCGACCCGCGAGGACGGCATCAGCCACCGCACCGTTGCCACCGACCGGCTGGTGGCCGCGCTGCCGCAGGAGCACTGGCTGGCCGGCGAGTCCGTAGTGGGGGTCGGCGACCTGCGCGCCGAGCACTTCGTCATGTACTCGGGTTCCTCGGTGGTCAACGACGCGGTGGTGCGCAGCTGCCTGGCCGCCGGGTTCTATCCGCACCGCGAGCACGAGGTCGGCGAGACCTCGATCCTGCTGGCGCTGGTCGCCGCCGGGCTCGGCGTCGCGCTCGTGCCGGAGTCGGTGCGCTCGATCGCGCTGGAAGGCGTCGCGTTCGTGCCGGTGGGTGAGCCGGAGTCGGTGCGGATGGCGCTGGCCTGGCGCACCGGCGACGAGTCCCCGCTGCTGCGCAACCTGCTGTCCGTGCTCGACGAGCACGCCGTGTTCGGCATTGAGGAGGAACGTGAAGATCACCCGCATTGA
- the benA gene encoding benzoate 1,2-dioxygenase large subunit, translating to MSAVSEHARAVLDDALVEDPENGLHRARRSIFTDEEIFEMEMKYLFEGNWIYLAHESQIPNPGDYFTTYIGRQPVVITRDKQGELNCLINACSHRGAMLCRRKTDNRTTLTCPFHGWTYRNDGKLLKVKDPRDAGYPEQFNTDGSHDLTKVARFGNYRGFLFGSLNPDVLELTEHLGEATKIIDMIVDQSPEGLEVLRGASSYTYDGNWKVQAENGADGYHVSATHWNYAATTARRTNGESANETKNMDAGTWSKQKGGFYSFEHGHLLLWTEWADPSNRSLNERRDELVAEFGQAKADWMIGYSRNLCLYPNVYLMDQFGSQIRHFRPISVDKTEVTIYCIAPKGESADARANRIRQYEDFFNASGMATPDDLEEFRSCQKTYLATNAPWNDMSRGATHELEGADEDAAKLGIKPLVSGVRTEDEGLYRVQHGYWQTALQRGMAGKSPVDRAE from the coding sequence ATGTCCGCAGTTTCCGAACATGCCCGAGCCGTTCTGGACGACGCACTGGTCGAAGATCCGGAAAACGGCCTGCACCGCGCCCGCCGCAGCATCTTCACCGACGAAGAGATCTTCGAAATGGAGATGAAATACCTCTTCGAAGGAAATTGGATCTACCTGGCGCACGAGAGCCAGATCCCGAATCCGGGCGACTACTTCACCACCTACATCGGCCGCCAGCCGGTGGTGATCACCCGGGACAAGCAGGGCGAACTGAACTGCCTGATCAACGCGTGCAGCCATCGCGGCGCGATGCTCTGCCGCCGCAAGACGGACAACCGCACCACGCTGACCTGCCCGTTCCACGGCTGGACCTACCGCAACGACGGCAAGCTGCTCAAGGTCAAGGACCCGCGCGACGCCGGCTACCCGGAGCAGTTCAACACCGACGGCTCGCACGACCTGACCAAGGTGGCGCGGTTCGGCAACTACCGCGGTTTCCTGTTCGGCAGCCTGAACCCGGACGTGCTGGAGCTGACCGAGCACCTCGGCGAAGCCACCAAGATCATCGACATGATCGTGGACCAGTCCCCGGAGGGCCTGGAGGTGCTGCGCGGCGCGTCCAGCTACACCTACGACGGGAATTGGAAGGTGCAGGCCGAGAACGGCGCGGACGGCTACCACGTCTCGGCGACGCACTGGAACTACGCGGCCACCACCGCCCGGCGCACCAACGGCGAGTCGGCGAACGAGACCAAGAACATGGACGCGGGCACCTGGTCGAAGCAGAAGGGCGGCTTCTACTCCTTCGAGCACGGCCACCTGCTGCTGTGGACCGAGTGGGCCGATCCGTCGAACCGGTCGCTCAACGAGCGCCGCGACGAGCTGGTGGCCGAATTCGGCCAGGCCAAGGCCGATTGGATGATCGGCTATTCGCGGAACCTCTGCCTGTACCCGAACGTCTACCTGATGGACCAGTTCGGCTCGCAGATCCGCCACTTCCGGCCCATTTCGGTGGACAAGACCGAGGTGACGATCTACTGCATCGCACCGAAGGGCGAAAGCGCCGATGCGCGGGCGAACCGGATCCGCCAGTACGAGGACTTCTTCAACGCCTCCGGCATGGCCACCCCGGACGACTTGGAGGAGTTCCGCTCCTGCCAGAAGACCTACCTGGCCACCAATGCCCCGTGGAACGACATGAGCCGCGGCGCCACGCACGAACTCGAAGGCGCCGACGAGGACGCGGCCAAGCTCGGCATCAAACCGCTGGTCAGCGGTGTGCGCACGGAAGACGAAGGGCTCTACCGGGTGCAGCACGGCTATTGGCAGACCGCGCTGCAACGCGGCATGGCCGGCAAGTCGCCCGTGGACCGGGCCGAGTGA
- the benB gene encoding benzoate 1,2-dioxygenase small subunit codes for MTAIAEQTSKLERIQAFLYREARYLDDREFEKWLECYHPDVEFWMPAWDVDDTLTTDPQTEISLIYYSNRGGLEDRVFRIRTDRSAATSIPEPRTGHNINNVEVVEDRGDEVDIRFNWFTLYYRYQNVDTYFGTSFYTLDMSGEEPLITRKKVVLKNDYIHHVVDIYHI; via the coding sequence ATGACCGCGATCGCCGAACAGACCAGCAAGCTGGAACGAATCCAGGCCTTCCTGTACCGCGAGGCCCGCTACCTCGACGACCGGGAATTCGAGAAGTGGCTGGAGTGCTACCACCCCGACGTCGAATTCTGGATGCCCGCCTGGGACGTCGACGACACGCTCACCACGGATCCGCAGACCGAGATCTCGCTGATCTACTACTCGAACCGCGGCGGGCTGGAGGACCGGGTTTTCCGGATCCGCACCGACCGGTCGGCGGCGACGAGCATTCCGGAACCGCGCACCGGGCACAACATCAACAACGTCGAAGTGGTGGAGGACCGCGGCGACGAGGTGGACATCCGGTTCAACTGGTTCACCTTGTACTACCGGTACCAGAACGTCGACACCTATTTCGGCACGTCGTTCTACACCTTGGACATGTCCGGGGAAGAACCGCTGATCACCAGGAAGAAAGTGGTCCTGAAGAACGACTACATCCACCACGTGGTCGACATCTACCACATTTGA
- the benC gene encoding benzoate 1,2-dioxygenase electron transfer component BenC, with protein MNHQVALSFEDGITRFVTCAPHETVADASYKARINIPLDCRDGACGTCKSFCESGDYDGGDYIEDALTDEEAERGYLLACQAMPRSDMVVQIAGTSEAAKTGAATHQATVTDVVLHSDSTIGFTLELDDRDALSFLPGQYVNVAVPGADCSRSYSFSNGPDDKQVSFLVRYTEGGAMSEYLKTRARAGDRVEFTGPMGGFFLREINRRALLLAGGTGLAPLLAMLEKLRETGLEHPVHLVYGVTADQDLVEVQRLQDYAEALPQFTFETCVAEESSEHPNKGYVTKFVGPEHLADGDVDVYLCGPPPMVEAVRSDLAGRGVTPAHFHYEKFNPAGAA; from the coding sequence ATGAATCATCAGGTCGCGTTGAGCTTCGAGGACGGGATCACCCGCTTCGTGACTTGCGCGCCGCACGAGACCGTCGCGGACGCCTCGTACAAGGCGCGGATCAACATCCCGCTGGATTGCCGCGACGGTGCTTGCGGGACGTGCAAGTCGTTCTGCGAGTCGGGTGACTACGACGGCGGCGACTACATCGAGGACGCCCTCACCGACGAGGAGGCCGAGCGGGGTTACCTGCTGGCGTGCCAGGCGATGCCGCGCAGCGACATGGTCGTGCAGATCGCCGGCACCTCGGAGGCGGCGAAGACCGGCGCGGCCACGCACCAGGCCACCGTCACCGACGTGGTGCTGCACTCGGACAGCACCATCGGTTTCACCCTGGAGCTCGACGACCGGGATGCGCTGTCGTTCCTGCCGGGCCAGTACGTCAACGTCGCCGTGCCGGGCGCGGACTGCTCGCGGTCGTACTCGTTCTCGAACGGACCGGACGACAAGCAGGTCTCGTTCCTCGTCCGCTACACCGAGGGCGGCGCGATGTCGGAATACCTGAAGACGCGGGCGCGCGCGGGCGACCGCGTCGAGTTCACCGGCCCGATGGGCGGGTTCTTCCTGCGGGAGATCAACCGCAGAGCGCTGCTGCTGGCCGGCGGGACCGGTCTGGCGCCGCTGCTGGCGATGTTGGAGAAGCTGCGCGAGACCGGCCTGGAACATCCGGTGCACCTGGTCTACGGCGTGACCGCCGACCAGGACCTGGTGGAGGTGCAGCGGTTGCAGGACTACGCCGAGGCGCTGCCGCAGTTCACCTTCGAGACCTGCGTGGCCGAGGAGTCCAGCGAGCACCCGAACAAGGGCTACGTCACCAAGTTCGTCGGCCCCGAGCACCTCGCCGACGGCGACGTGGACGTCTACCTGTGCGGGCCGCCGCCGATGGTGGAGGCGGTGCGTTCGGACCTCGCCGGGCGCGGCGTCACCCCGGCGCACTTCCACTACGAGAAGTTCAACCCGGCGGGAGCGGCATGA